Proteins co-encoded in one Waddlia chondrophila WSU 86-1044 genomic window:
- a CDS encoding hotdog fold thioesterase, producing the protein MSIWKSPITIESISAIREKTMTEHVGIEFTEVGENFLKGKMPVDDRTKQPFGIMHGGASCVLAETLGSVAACHCVEIDKQVCVGLSLNINHIRMARSGWVYGIARPVHIGGKTQVWDIAIENEEGDLVSSTRLTLAVLDRR; encoded by the coding sequence ATGTCTATTTGGAAGAGCCCAATCACAATTGAGTCGATCTCCGCGATCAGAGAGAAAACGATGACCGAGCATGTCGGTATTGAATTTACTGAGGTTGGAGAAAATTTTCTTAAAGGGAAAATGCCGGTCGATGATCGCACAAAGCAGCCGTTTGGCATTATGCATGGGGGAGCTTCATGTGTTTTGGCGGAGACTCTGGGCAGTGTCGCTGCTTGCCATTGCGTGGAGATAGACAAACAGGTTTGTGTAGGGCTTTCGCTTAATATTAATCACATCAGAATGGCGAGAAGCGGCTGGGTTTACGGGATTGCGAGACCTGTGCATATCGGTGGCAAAACCCAAGTTTGGGACATTGCAATTGAAAATGAAGAAGGGGATCTTGTCTCTTCGACCCGGTTGACGCTTGCTGTTTTAGATCGTCGGTAA
- a CDS encoding TrmH family RNA methyltransferase: protein MSKSPDFIRHLHSLGAKTIIEKLSPYLTDERKRKIDPVVKYRIQSIQTAAEAPSDIHNALAMVRTAEALGLTDAHLIGKPRKGRGRQTMRGSDRWMNLHSHSSLDTFQKSMKGFVIYGATPHGNTPLHALSLDRPCCFLFGNEKNGLTDAALNICTSHFTIPMYGFCESFNLSVAAAITLHHAVTEKRKLLASPGDLSIEEKQAEIAWFYFKSAGKQLSNLILNR, encoded by the coding sequence ATGTCAAAAAGTCCAGATTTCATTCGACACCTACACTCTTTAGGAGCAAAAACAATCATCGAAAAACTCTCCCCCTATCTGACAGACGAGAGAAAGCGGAAAATCGATCCTGTCGTCAAATACAGGATCCAGTCAATCCAAACCGCTGCCGAAGCTCCCTCCGATATCCATAACGCGCTTGCTATGGTTCGCACCGCCGAAGCTTTAGGTCTCACTGATGCGCATCTCATTGGAAAACCAAGAAAAGGAAGAGGAAGGCAAACAATGCGTGGCTCCGACCGCTGGATGAACCTTCACTCGCATTCATCACTCGACACATTTCAAAAATCAATGAAAGGATTCGTGATTTATGGAGCAACACCTCATGGCAATACCCCTCTGCACGCGCTTTCTCTGGATCGTCCCTGCTGTTTTTTGTTTGGGAATGAAAAAAATGGGCTGACAGATGCCGCCTTGAACATCTGCACCAGCCATTTTACCATCCCTATGTACGGATTTTGCGAAAGCTTCAACCTCTCTGTCGCCGCCGCAATCACCCTTCACCATGCCGTCACTGAAAAAAGAAAACTTTTAGCTTCTCCGGGCGACCTGTCAATAGAAGAAAAACAGGCAGAAATCGCCTGGTTTTATTTCAAATCAGCCGGAAAGCAGCTTTCAAACCTTATCTTAAACCGCTAA
- a CDS encoding ankyrin repeat domain-containing protein: MQVTPRNFFTDFMLDPFSEKISATDRKICFIASLCLGLLTAGLIHLGMIIYNWASRRIKDPTHVQNENKEPNHSPPLHRRISSADQRDIKIIQRELEATLRTLEDQVTDCNRLDDFKKLCQQIFDNSSQLITECMEEPELRQFIIESTKNELSALISTAAGIEKFPEAQDSFDEAKWRHGISLLIRKGRHHYRPEMNDELSAIVKIGPNINTRADLWFKGTILHDLAKFGEPSEFVAIFADNGIDFNIQDRWDNTALIWAIANGNNSMASEILNYPQNLDLKGLGNSALHLAIAKGYKNRTRDGKPLTISNLQLVQKLVDKGADPNLRNKNGYTALHLACIRRDAPMIEALLKNGGDLSIQTNDGKTCKELLEYTFKEAGAIINEVTSVYLLPKDDFDSGYEECKKLI; this comes from the coding sequence ATGCAAGTCACACCTAGAAATTTTTTTACAGACTTTATGCTGGATCCTTTTTCTGAGAAAATCAGTGCAACAGACCGCAAAATCTGCTTTATTGCATCACTTTGTCTAGGATTACTGACAGCAGGACTTATCCATCTTGGCATGATCATTTACAACTGGGCATCCCGGCGTATTAAAGACCCTACCCATGTGCAGAATGAGAACAAAGAACCTAACCATTCTCCTCCTTTACATCGCCGCATCTCATCGGCAGATCAAAGAGATATCAAAATCATTCAACGCGAATTGGAAGCAACATTAAGAACCCTTGAAGATCAGGTTACAGATTGTAATCGACTGGATGATTTCAAAAAATTATGCCAACAAATTTTTGATAATTCCTCTCAACTGATCACCGAATGTATGGAAGAGCCTGAGCTGCGCCAATTCATCATTGAAAGCACAAAAAACGAACTCAGTGCACTGATTTCAACTGCTGCTGGAATTGAAAAATTTCCGGAAGCGCAAGACTCTTTCGACGAGGCAAAGTGGAGACATGGAATTTCTCTTTTGATCCGCAAAGGCAGGCACCACTATAGACCTGAAATGAACGATGAACTTAGCGCAATTGTGAAAATAGGGCCCAACATCAATACAAGAGCTGATTTATGGTTCAAAGGAACGATTTTGCACGATTTAGCAAAATTTGGGGAGCCGAGCGAATTCGTCGCTATTTTTGCCGATAACGGAATCGATTTTAATATTCAGGACAGATGGGACAATACTGCGCTTATCTGGGCAATCGCAAATGGAAATAACAGTATGGCTTCAGAAATCCTTAACTACCCTCAAAATCTAGACCTTAAAGGCTTGGGAAACTCCGCACTGCATCTGGCGATCGCCAAGGGATATAAAAACCGCACGAGAGATGGAAAACCCCTAACGATTTCCAATCTTCAACTCGTCCAGAAATTGGTCGATAAAGGCGCTGATCCAAATCTGCGAAATAAAAATGGATACACAGCTCTTCATCTAGCCTGCATTCGCCGCGACGCCCCGATGATTGAAGCACTGCTTAAAAACGGAGGAGATTTATCCATCCAAACAAACGATGGAAAAACCTGTAAAGAGCTGTTGGAATACACATTCAAAGAAGCAGGTGCAATCATCAACGAAGTCACTTCAGTCTATCTTCTACCAAAAGACGATTTCGACAGTGGCTATGAGGAATGCAAGAAACTTATCTGA
- a CDS encoding protein kinase: MTIKVKERIAFYESLKGASEKKAGKSIHHLQSSGKSKKVNLETIDKVDEYAKEVIGEYRVYHREDSNKTYLIHSRVVERDPLVSEVIRKAKRVSQKQKIEPDERKRKIDEMLREITKRLVIKDGRLMRPYFESGATKYYDTGMTPKSLSVLLEQVCRVEDVETRVFHLIGEESEVKGKFLSISRNESSKDRCIVHIGVQIGRGGAGKIHKVWNLNNNRVLVLKKSFGQDLQKILERKTSLDIEASHLKKINPKGRCNGLQRAPYLVFRMSSRSSSFVGLLSARYDSDLSAALSPVDMEGNENKNKRELNLEQMIDGAHQIFSGIIHLNRSKILNADIKSSNIFIRQRSNGKLKFHISDFDQAVFLNDDLYRSEHFARDPVGGFSVDSLKINHQRWAEKTAKAIVLRLEALQMSSKQRAKVRKKLKKNKVKSKLEKEKIEVYKAKTKVLEEELIELKRSFSEIAFDIHTVSGGHILFQMLSSELSYDIDDIDFAKLERKVNFSDKERDLYRQLVDLCVRCLPEIEEAPEVVNLEHFYHPIGISVDECLNTLEEISGLR, from the coding sequence ATGACTATAAAAGTAAAAGAACGTATTGCATTTTATGAATCTTTAAAAGGTGCTTCGGAGAAGAAGGCTGGGAAAAGCATTCATCATCTTCAATCAAGTGGTAAGAGCAAGAAAGTAAATTTAGAAACGATAGATAAAGTTGATGAATATGCTAAAGAGGTGATTGGAGAATATCGTGTGTATCATAGAGAAGATTCAAATAAAACATATCTTATACATTCAAGAGTGGTAGAGAGAGATCCGTTAGTATCGGAAGTCATACGAAAAGCGAAGAGGGTTTCCCAAAAGCAAAAGATAGAGCCTGATGAGAGGAAGAGAAAGATTGATGAGATGCTCAGGGAGATTACAAAGAGGCTCGTCATTAAAGATGGGAGGTTGATGCGTCCCTATTTCGAGTCAGGGGCAACAAAATATTATGATACAGGGATGACGCCAAAGAGTTTGTCAGTTCTACTTGAACAGGTTTGCAGGGTTGAAGATGTGGAGACGAGGGTTTTCCATCTTATAGGCGAAGAAAGTGAAGTGAAAGGAAAATTTTTATCAATTTCTAGAAATGAGAGCTCTAAAGATCGATGCATTGTCCACATAGGGGTGCAAATTGGCCGAGGAGGTGCGGGCAAGATACACAAAGTGTGGAACTTGAACAATAATCGAGTATTAGTGCTTAAAAAGTCTTTTGGTCAAGATCTTCAGAAGATCTTAGAAAGGAAAACTTCTCTCGATATAGAGGCGAGTCATTTGAAAAAAATCAATCCGAAAGGTAGATGTAATGGGCTCCAAAGAGCTCCGTATTTAGTTTTTCGAATGAGTTCGCGGTCAAGCTCTTTTGTGGGGCTTTTGAGCGCCCGGTATGATTCTGATTTGTCGGCGGCTTTAAGTCCTGTCGATATGGAGGGAAATGAAAATAAAAATAAAAGAGAGTTGAATTTGGAGCAGATGATTGACGGTGCCCACCAGATTTTTTCAGGCATCATTCACTTGAATAGGTCTAAAATTCTCAATGCAGATATTAAGTCTTCCAATATTTTCATTAGGCAGCGTTCTAATGGAAAGCTCAAGTTTCACATTTCTGATTTTGATCAAGCGGTTTTCTTAAATGACGATTTATATCGATCGGAGCATTTTGCAAGAGACCCTGTCGGAGGGTTTTCAGTTGATTCTCTTAAAATTAATCACCAAAGATGGGCTGAAAAAACTGCCAAGGCGATTGTTTTAAGACTGGAAGCCCTTCAAATGTCTTCTAAGCAGAGAGCAAAGGTTAGAAAGAAGTTAAAAAAGAATAAAGTTAAGAGCAAACTGGAAAAAGAGAAGATTGAAGTTTATAAAGCTAAGACAAAAGTTCTTGAGGAGGAGCTTATTGAATTAAAAAGGTCATTTAGCGAGATTGCCTTTGACATCCACACGGTTTCCGGAGGACATATTCTTTTTCAAATGCTTTCATCGGAGCTGAGCTATGATATTGATGATATCGATTTTGCTAAATTGGAGCGCAAAGTGAACTTTTCCGACAAGGAGCGAGATCTGTATAGGCAATTAGTGGATTTGTGCGTTCGATGTTTACCAGAGATAGAAGAAGCTCCGGAAGTTGTCAATTTAGAACATTTTTATCATCCCATTGGGATTTCAGTTGATGAATGCCTGAACACGCTAGAGGAGATTAGCGGTTTAAGATAA